Proteins found in one Paenibacillus sp. FSL R10-2782 genomic segment:
- a CDS encoding tyrosine-protein phosphatase, with the protein MTQIHQQWNDLEYRANLRQLGGYYTTDSKVIKNGLLFRSGELYALNENDLQLLEEIEIHYIVDFRTESEQQQKPNPTIGKAVGISLPALGGSVNPQEMFSYIKSMGEAAKQGSLLLGAYKQFISTPKAKDAYKRFFHLLLEANGKPVLWHCTAGKDRTGFAAAILLHVLGVPLSMIREDYLRSNQNRLEANKQWIAAIKEAIGDVEELSIISEMMLVEPNYLDTAFEEAVKQYGSLNQYIEVALELTPDKQALLKSIYLE; encoded by the coding sequence ATGACGCAGATCCATCAGCAATGGAACGATTTAGAATACAGAGCCAATCTTCGACAGCTTGGCGGATACTACACAACAGACAGTAAAGTTATTAAAAATGGGCTTTTGTTTCGCTCAGGTGAACTGTATGCACTTAATGAAAATGATCTACAACTGCTAGAAGAAATAGAGATTCACTATATCGTAGACTTTCGAACAGAAAGTGAGCAGCAGCAAAAGCCAAATCCAACCATTGGTAAGGCTGTAGGTATTAGTTTGCCTGCACTAGGCGGATCTGTAAATCCGCAAGAAATGTTTTCGTACATTAAAAGTATGGGGGAGGCTGCAAAACAAGGCTCGTTACTACTTGGAGCGTATAAGCAATTTATTTCTACTCCTAAAGCTAAAGATGCTTATAAACGCTTTTTTCATTTACTGTTAGAAGCTAACGGCAAGCCTGTACTCTGGCATTGTACTGCTGGTAAGGATCGTACCGGTTTTGCAGCAGCGATATTATTACACGTATTAGGTGTACCTCTTAGTATGATTAGAGAGGATTACTTGCGAAGCAATCAAAATCGACTTGAAGCAAATAAGCAATGGATTGCTGCTATTAAAGAAGCTATTGGAGATGTAGAGGAGCTTAGTATTATTTCAGAAATGATGCTAGTAGAACCCAATTATCTGGATACAGCCTTTGAAGAAGCCGTGAAACAATACGGCTCATTAAATCAATATATAGAGGTAGCATTAGAGCTAACACCAGATAAACAAGCACTTTTAAAATCTATATATTTGGAGTAA
- a CDS encoding metallophosphoesterase, protein MKFIHITDTHINAPGNAKQFPIAHHAEKVEQAFRHIQETNVKPSFVLITGDISHEGDVEDYRFIRSLFNKASEELGVPIYVVLGNHDHLPAFREGYLGEDPSSDKYYYSQHVEGLRIIGLNSQIPGQPGGIIDETQLVWLQQQLEEPAVKGTVIALHHPLIYLGDYTLPGMLVENRNDVMQAISGTDVVGVFSGHIHSNYFANYNDVLHIAAAGTSFTAEFTGNKEHISFVDLCGYSVVTVHEDGVTAKYIDLPRPRGEYMKIPISALSGKH, encoded by the coding sequence ATGAAATTTATACACATTACAGATACACATATTAACGCTCCGGGAAATGCAAAACAGTTTCCAATTGCTCACCATGCTGAAAAAGTAGAGCAAGCATTTCGTCATATTCAAGAAACGAATGTAAAGCCTTCATTTGTACTTATTACAGGGGATATTTCGCATGAAGGAGATGTTGAGGATTACCGTTTTATCCGCTCACTTTTTAATAAGGCATCTGAGGAGCTAGGCGTACCTATTTATGTCGTGTTAGGCAACCATGATCATTTACCTGCATTTAGAGAAGGGTACCTGGGTGAAGATCCATCATCTGATAAATATTACTATTCTCAGCATGTAGAGGGGCTACGTATTATCGGTTTAAATTCCCAAATCCCAGGGCAACCAGGGGGGATCATTGATGAGACGCAATTAGTGTGGTTACAACAACAGCTAGAAGAGCCTGCAGTTAAAGGTACTGTTATTGCTCTGCATCACCCGCTTATTTATTTGGGCGATTATACTTTACCTGGCATGCTAGTAGAAAATCGTAATGATGTCATGCAAGCGATTAGTGGAACTGACGTCGTTGGTGTTTTCTCTGGACATATTCACTCCAATTATTTTGCGAATTATAACGATGTTTTGCATATTGCGGCAGCTGGTACTTCGTTCACAGCAGAGTTTACTGGAAATAAAGAGCATATTAGCTTTGTTGACTTGTGTGGTTATAGTGTTGTTACTGTTCATGAGGATGGTGTAACAGCTAAATATATTGATTTGCCACGTCCTCGTGGTGAATATATGAAAATACCTATTTCTGCTCTATCAGGTAAACACTAG
- a CDS encoding ABC transporter substrate-binding protein: MRRKSFITTLLIVISTVMLLGGCSSKNGNGNMDHANSNDSSHAAGENLKPYEVVIAFYGNDQTDLQAVQDEMSKITKEKFNATVKLMPISLSAWAQQTNLMLVGNEKVDLMFTSTLFNYASQVAKGQLRPLNELLDKYGTGIKSALAPYQLEASQINGEKYAVPNVRDMAAYYGINMRKDLVDKYKIDLTKIKTINDLDGVFEIIKKNEPDVVPLVAKNPGTAPFTAGYTTYDSLGDGIGVLPHYDNGLKVVNWFETEEYANQLKLLRSWYQNGYVLKDAATSKQDGREIIKAGKAFSFLSNMKPGSDQENSRRLGVEFVSVPLTEAHTTTDLIDSLMWSIPENSSDPERAMMVLNLLYSDKDFYNLLAWGIQDKHYVKTSDNVIDYPPAVDLKNIGYNFNTPYMFGNQFLSYTWSTEKPDIYKKIDDFNKSATQSKALGFLFHVDNVKTEVAAVNNVMSEFRLGLETGTLDPVENLPTFIEKLKASGVDKIIAEKQKQLDEWAQTK, encoded by the coding sequence ATGAGAAGGAAGAGCTTTATTACCACGTTATTAATTGTAATTTCAACAGTTATGCTGCTTGGAGGGTGTAGTAGCAAAAATGGTAATGGCAACATGGACCATGCCAATTCGAATGATTCATCCCATGCAGCGGGTGAAAATCTTAAGCCGTATGAGGTAGTTATCGCATTTTATGGAAATGACCAAACCGATTTACAAGCAGTACAGGATGAAATGAGCAAAATCACGAAAGAAAAATTTAACGCAACAGTAAAGCTAATGCCTATTAGTCTAAGTGCTTGGGCGCAACAAACTAATTTAATGCTTGTCGGTAATGAGAAAGTGGACCTTATGTTTACTTCAACTTTGTTTAACTATGCATCACAGGTAGCGAAGGGGCAGCTTAGACCACTTAATGAGTTATTAGATAAATACGGTACTGGTATTAAAAGCGCACTTGCTCCTTATCAGCTCGAAGCCTCTCAAATCAACGGAGAAAAATACGCAGTTCCCAATGTCCGTGATATGGCTGCTTATTATGGGATTAATATGCGTAAAGACCTCGTGGACAAATATAAAATTGATCTAACCAAAATAAAAACGATTAATGATCTAGACGGTGTTTTTGAAATCATCAAGAAGAATGAGCCTGATGTCGTGCCATTAGTCGCAAAAAATCCAGGTACTGCTCCATTTACTGCTGGATATACGACCTATGATTCTCTAGGTGATGGAATTGGTGTCTTGCCTCATTATGATAATGGCTTAAAAGTTGTGAATTGGTTTGAAACAGAAGAGTATGCAAATCAGCTTAAGCTACTTAGAAGCTGGTATCAAAATGGATATGTATTAAAGGATGCTGCTACTAGTAAGCAGGATGGAAGAGAAATAATTAAAGCAGGAAAGGCATTTTCTTTCCTTTCTAATATGAAGCCTGGCTCTGACCAAGAAAATTCAAGAAGATTAGGTGTGGAATTTGTATCTGTTCCTCTAACGGAAGCTCATACAACTACGGATCTTATTGATTCTTTAATGTGGTCTATACCTGAAAACTCCAGTGATCCTGAAAGAGCAATGATGGTATTAAATTTGCTTTATTCAGATAAGGACTTTTACAACTTATTGGCATGGGGGATTCAGGACAAGCACTATGTAAAAACATCTGACAACGTTATTGACTATCCACCAGCTGTTGACTTGAAAAACATTGGATACAATTTTAATACGCCTTATATGTTCGGGAATCAATTCCTTTCCTATACATGGTCAACTGAGAAGCCAGATATCTACAAAAAAATTGATGACTTTAACAAATCTGCTACACAATCAAAAGCGCTTGGATTCTTATTCCATGTAGATAATGTGAAGACAGAGGTAGCTGCAGTAAATAATGTTATGTCTGAATTTCGTCTTGGATTAGAAACTGGAACGCTAGACCCTGTGGAAAATCTTCCTACGTTTATCGAAAAATTGAAGGCATCTGGTGTTGATAAAATTATTGCTGAAAAACAAAAGCAATTAGATGAATGGGCACAGACTAAATAA
- a CDS encoding carbohydrate ABC transporter permease: MHVILFLISAMCILPFILLVISSVTDERTIYLNGYSFIPEKFSFDAYQYIWQDADRIFHAYGITIMVTLIGTVCGLIITASLAYPLSRKDMPLNKFLSLFVFFTMLFNGGLVPTYLVYTQLFDLKNTMLALILPSLLTNAFYIMLMRTFFMTSIPSALIESAKIDGAGEFFTFLRIVLPLSLPILATVGLFLTIQYWNDWFNGMVYITDSKLYSLQNLLNRILLDIQYLSSSDFGTQTELAADIPQESTRMALAVIGVLPILIVYPFFQRYFVKGLTVGAVKG, from the coding sequence ATGCACGTGATCCTCTTTCTCATCTCAGCTATGTGTATTCTACCTTTTATTTTACTTGTTATTTCTTCTGTTACAGATGAAAGGACTATTTATTTGAATGGTTATTCTTTTATACCTGAAAAATTTAGTTTTGATGCTTATCAATATATTTGGCAAGATGCAGATCGGATTTTTCACGCGTATGGCATTACGATCATGGTTACTTTAATAGGTACGGTATGCGGATTAATTATTACTGCTTCACTTGCATACCCGTTATCACGAAAAGATATGCCCCTAAATAAATTTTTATCATTATTTGTTTTCTTCACGATGCTGTTTAATGGTGGTTTAGTGCCAACCTATCTCGTTTATACCCAGCTATTTGACTTAAAAAATACGATGCTGGCATTAATTCTACCTTCCTTGCTGACGAATGCTTTTTACATCATGTTAATGCGAACCTTTTTTATGACATCTATTCCTAGTGCTCTTATTGAGTCAGCAAAAATAGATGGAGCGGGTGAGTTTTTCACCTTTTTAAGAATTGTGTTACCTCTGTCCTTGCCGATACTTGCTACCGTTGGTTTATTTCTAACGATTCAATACTGGAATGATTGGTTTAATGGCATGGTTTATATAACAGACAGTAAGCTATACAGCTTACAAAACCTATTGAACCGTATTTTACTTGATATTCAGTATTTATCTAGCAGTGACTTTGGCACTCAAACAGAGCTGGCAGCAGACATTCCACAGGAATCTACACGTATGGCGCTTGCGGTAATTGGTGTCTTGCCGATCTTAATTGTGTATCCATTTTTCCAAAGATATTTTGTAAAGGGACTTACCGTTGGTGCAGTAAAAGGCTAA
- a CDS encoding ABC transporter permease subunit: MTQLAFQKRMNKTKKYFVLFLMMVPGLAYLIINNYLPLFGIIIAFKDYNYSQGIFRSEWIGLENFEYLFKTTDAYIITRNTILYNGGFIILNLIVGVSIAIFLNEIKNRFMSRFYQTAILMPYLISMIIVGYLVFALLSLETGFINKTILPWLGISDISWYSEAKYWPYILTIVHIWKSAGYLCVIFLATIVGIDNEYYEAAKLDGATTWQQIRTITIPLLMPVVTIMTLLQIGRIFYSDFGLFYQVPLNAGALQSTTNVIDTYVYRSLMTLGDIGMSSAAGLYQSIVGCVLVFISNYIVRKINKDNAMF, encoded by the coding sequence ATGACTCAGCTTGCATTTCAAAAGCGAATGAACAAAACGAAAAAATACTTTGTGCTTTTTCTGATGATGGTGCCTGGACTTGCATATTTGATTATTAACAATTATTTACCTCTATTTGGCATTATCATTGCCTTTAAAGATTACAACTACTCACAAGGCATTTTTAGAAGTGAATGGATCGGACTTGAAAACTTTGAATATCTTTTTAAAACAACGGATGCTTACATCATTACACGAAATACTATTCTGTACAATGGCGGCTTTATTATATTAAACCTTATTGTTGGCGTAAGTATTGCTATTTTTTTAAACGAAATTAAAAACCGCTTTATGTCACGTTTTTATCAAACCGCCATACTTATGCCTTATTTAATTTCGATGATTATCGTGGGTTATCTCGTATTTGCACTACTTAGTCTTGAAACTGGGTTTATTAACAAAACTATTTTACCTTGGCTTGGCATATCAGATATTTCATGGTATAGCGAGGCAAAATATTGGCCTTACATTTTAACTATCGTGCACATATGGAAAAGTGCCGGCTATCTATGTGTTATCTTTTTAGCCACTATTGTTGGTATCGACAATGAATACTATGAGGCGGCAAAATTAGATGGTGCAACAACTTGGCAACAAATTCGCACGATTACAATTCCACTTTTAATGCCTGTTGTCACGATTATGACTTTACTTCAAATTGGTAGAATTTTTTATTCTGACTTTGGATTATTTTATCAAGTACCGTTAAATGCAGGGGCATTGCAATCAACTACGAACGTTATTGATACTTATGTGTACCGTTCTTTAATGACACTAGGAGACATTGGAATGTCCTCTGCTGCAGGTTTGTATCAGTCGATTGTAGGCTGTGTGCTTGTATTTATATCCAACTATATTGTTAGAAAAATCAACAAAGATAACGCTATGTTCTAA
- a CDS encoding ABC-F family ATP-binding cassette domain-containing protein: protein MIKVDNLSFSFPQKELYKNISFTFEEAQHCAFIGTSGSGKSTLIDILMDPERYLFDGKLEIDPTCRIGYVSQFSQVDKTKETTVFEYIGEEFIKIQNEITSICTEMETSSDIESLLEKYQLALDAFDSMGGDDFESNINKKLNLANLMKLKDLRVSDLSGGEFKLIQVMKEMLSSPDLMIMDEPDVFLDFENLNALKNLINSHKGMLLVVTHNRYLLNHCFNKIIHLENTEIQEFDGRYIDYNFSLLQTKIELQELTIAEDEEIERNENIINNLRAIATYNAEASRGRALKARVKFQERLEARRIKAPFVDIKQPNISFGIDNEIEDTIVVNVNNYSVAFDELLLDNVNFEIKSTDKVAIIGSNGTGKTTLLREIFKNNHDSIEINADVKVAYLSQIQGEMLKDTNTILDEFIDAGFKTYDEIRSYISNYGFEGETVNQKIESLSGGERNMLQLAKVSASKANVLLLDEPTSHLDTYTQIALEKAIEDYKGAILMISHDFYSVVNGMDYVLIIDDKTIRKMSMRKFRQMIYASHFDRDYLETEQKKKSVEMKIELALKDTDFELAKVLVDELEELIKLL from the coding sequence ATGATAAAAGTTGATAATTTATCCTTCTCATTTCCGCAAAAAGAACTATATAAAAACATTTCATTTACGTTTGAAGAGGCACAGCATTGCGCTTTTATAGGAACAAGTGGCAGTGGGAAAAGTACACTGATAGATATACTGATGGATCCGGAAAGATATTTGTTCGATGGCAAGTTAGAGATAGACCCAACTTGCAGAATTGGGTATGTAAGTCAGTTCTCACAAGTAGACAAAACTAAAGAAACAACCGTTTTTGAATATATAGGAGAAGAATTTATTAAGATACAAAATGAAATAACATCTATTTGTACTGAAATGGAAACATCATCGGATATTGAATCGTTACTAGAAAAGTATCAATTAGCTTTAGACGCATTTGATTCAATGGGTGGGGATGATTTTGAAAGCAACATTAATAAGAAACTAAATCTAGCAAACCTCATGAAGCTAAAAGATCTTAGGGTATCCGACCTGAGTGGTGGGGAATTCAAACTTATTCAAGTGATGAAGGAAATGCTTAGTAGTCCAGACTTAATGATTATGGACGAACCAGATGTATTTTTAGACTTTGAAAACCTAAATGCACTTAAAAATCTTATTAATTCCCACAAGGGAATGCTGCTAGTTGTTACGCACAACCGATATCTATTGAATCATTGTTTCAACAAAATTATACACCTTGAAAATACGGAAATCCAAGAGTTCGATGGGCGATATATTGATTATAACTTCTCATTACTTCAGACTAAAATTGAGTTACAAGAACTCACAATCGCTGAAGATGAAGAAATTGAGAGAAACGAGAACATAATCAATAATCTTAGAGCTATCGCAACTTATAATGCAGAAGCATCTAGAGGTAGAGCGTTAAAAGCTAGAGTTAAGTTTCAAGAAAGATTGGAAGCGCGCAGAATTAAAGCGCCATTTGTTGATATTAAGCAACCGAATATTAGTTTTGGTATTGATAATGAAATTGAAGACACCATTGTTGTAAATGTCAATAATTATAGTGTTGCCTTTGATGAGTTGCTTTTAGACAATGTTAACTTTGAGATAAAATCTACAGATAAAGTAGCCATTATCGGTTCAAACGGTACCGGGAAAACGACTTTACTCCGAGAAATCTTTAAAAATAATCATGATTCAATTGAAATAAATGCTGATGTTAAAGTGGCTTATTTATCTCAGATTCAAGGTGAAATGCTAAAGGATACTAATACAATACTAGATGAATTCATCGATGCTGGGTTTAAAACTTATGATGAGATTAGATCGTATATTTCAAACTATGGCTTTGAAGGAGAAACCGTTAATCAAAAGATAGAATCTTTATCTGGTGGAGAAAGAAATATGCTTCAATTGGCTAAAGTTTCTGCCAGTAAAGCAAATGTATTGCTTCTTGATGAACCGACAAGCCATTTAGACACCTATACACAAATAGCACTGGAGAAAGCGATTGAAGACTATAAAGGTGCGATTCTCATGATTTCTCATGATTTCTATTCTGTTGTAAATGGTATGGATTATGTTTTAATCATTGACGATAAGACGATTAGAAAAATGAGTATGCGAAAATTTAGACAGATGATTTATGCTAGTCATTTTGATAGAGACTATTTAGAAACTGAACAAAAGAAAAAATCAGTTGAAATGAAAATAGAATTGGCTTTAAAAGATACTGATTTTGAACTTGCAAAAGTATTGGTTGATGAGCTAGAAGAGCTGATTAAGTTGCTTTAA
- a CDS encoding helix-turn-helix transcriptional regulator has translation MYEWNKMERIGYSPYYCSRQFNRLTGMTLRDYIWTRRISRAAFELRDTDQRVLDVAVKYGFSSQETFTRAFNKAFQLTPAAYQKAPRPIPLAIRQEVFSPYHYLIKERDKTNKVHLQLGEIKVEFIPALL, from the coding sequence ATGTACGAATGGAATAAAATGGAACGAATAGGCTATTCACCCTATTATTGTTCCAGACAGTTCAATCGATTAACCGGGATGACATTGCGGGATTACATCTGGACTCGAAGGATCAGCCGTGCCGCCTTCGAGCTCCGCGACACGGATCAGCGGGTTCTGGATGTTGCCGTAAAGTATGGATTCTCATCACAAGAGACGTTTACACGAGCATTCAACAAGGCTTTTCAGCTCACCCCTGCAGCCTACCAAAAAGCTCCCCGACCTATTCCGTTGGCTATTCGTCAGGAGGTATTCTCGCCTTATCATTATTTGATCAAGGAGCGAGATAAGACGAATAAGGTACATTTACAACTGGGAGAGATCAAAGTCGAGTTCATTCCGGCACTTTTATGA
- a CDS encoding MarR family transcriptional regulator, with protein sequence MDKNELNVEEMGIWNMWKGSFKRIFGCVVKDMSEHTGLSEGDFGVLDRLVQFGNGRLRQQELADSMDWDKSRLSHHLTRMEKRGLVLRKPLDRERGVEVIITPGGKSALDEALPIVSKAIRKHFLDQLTDQDIESITKLAERTKTRSSSSCKET encoded by the coding sequence ATGGATAAGAACGAACTAAACGTAGAGGAAATGGGAATATGGAATATGTGGAAAGGTTCCTTTAAGAGAATTTTCGGTTGTGTTGTAAAGGACATGTCCGAACACACAGGTCTATCAGAGGGCGATTTTGGAGTATTAGATCGGTTAGTCCAATTTGGGAACGGTAGGCTTCGCCAACAGGAATTAGCCGACTCGATGGACTGGGATAAGAGCCGATTATCACATCATCTAACGCGGATGGAAAAACGCGGACTTGTATTGAGAAAGCCATTGGACAGAGAACGTGGTGTTGAAGTTATTATTACTCCCGGCGGAAAGTCAGCCTTGGATGAAGCCCTTCCCATAGTCTCAAAGGCCATACGCAAGCATTTTTTGGATCAATTAACCGATCAAGATATTGAGTCGATTACTAAGCTGGCGGAAAGAACAAAAACAAGATCTTCATCGTCTTGTAAAGAGACGTAA
- a CDS encoding SDR family oxidoreductase — translation MQDKPVALVTGANKGIGLQIAKDLAVHGFTVLVGSRNLEKGETAVKSVGADARALQLDVTNQDSISAAAERIRSELGRLDVLVNNAGISHAGQPGRTLDEVGKSGRPSIASLDEVRAVFETNVFGVIAVTQAMLPLLREASAARIVNVSSGSGSLTLNADPTNSHREMFGAVYSPSKTALNAITLAFAIELESTGIKVNAVCPGFTATDLNNFEGTGTVEQAARHPVRLAMLGEDGPTGTFSNERRQLPW, via the coding sequence ATGCAGGATAAACCCGTCGCCTTGGTCACCGGGGCCAATAAAGGAATCGGTCTTCAAATCGCGAAGGATCTCGCGGTGCACGGCTTCACTGTGCTCGTCGGATCGCGCAATCTCGAGAAAGGGGAGACGGCCGTGAAGAGCGTCGGAGCGGATGCCCGCGCCCTCCAGCTCGACGTTACAAATCAGGATTCCATCTCCGCCGCGGCAGAGCGCATCCGCAGCGAGCTCGGCCGTCTCGACGTGCTCGTGAACAATGCGGGCATATCGCACGCGGGTCAGCCGGGCAGGACTCTCGATGAGGTCGGGAAGTCGGGGCGCCCAAGCATCGCGTCTCTAGACGAGGTGCGCGCGGTGTTCGAGACGAACGTGTTCGGCGTCATCGCCGTCACGCAAGCGATGCTGCCGCTCCTTCGTGAAGCGTCAGCCGCACGTATCGTCAACGTATCGAGCGGCTCGGGCTCACTGACGTTAAACGCGGACCCGACTAATTCGCATCGCGAGATGTTCGGCGCCGTTTACAGCCCTTCGAAGACGGCTCTCAACGCGATTACGCTCGCCTTCGCCATCGAACTCGAGTCGACAGGCATCAAGGTCAATGCGGTATGCCCGGGCTTCACCGCGACGGACCTCAACAACTTTGAAGGCACGGGCACCGTCGAGCAGGCTGCTCGTCATCCCGTACGCCTTGCAATGCTCGGCGAGGACGGTCCGACGGGAACATTCTCAAACGAGAGACGCCAGCTCCCTTGGTGA
- a CDS encoding aldo/keto reductase codes for MEYVKLGRSGLEISKLSLGTMSFGVPESGNTPWSLNEEQSRPIINKALELGINFFSTANMYSDGTSEEILGRALKDFARRDEVVIATKVFVPMRKGPNAMGLSRKAIMTEIDNSLKRLGTDYIDLYQIHRWDPHTPIEETMEALHDLVKAGKVRYIGASSMLAWQFAKAQHVAKRNGWTRFVSMENRLNLLYREEEREMLPLCKDEGVGVTPYLPLAAGRLTRDWNEQTSRSENDQVAKALFSRTEEADRKVAARVAEVAATRGLPRAQIALAWLLQKEEITAPIIGSTKISHLEDAVSALSVKLTAEEITSLEELYVPHPLV; via the coding sequence ATGGAATATGTAAAACTTGGACGCAGCGGATTGGAAATTTCAAAGTTAAGCCTTGGAACCATGAGCTTCGGAGTACCTGAAAGTGGCAATACCCCGTGGTCGTTAAATGAAGAGCAAAGCAGACCGATCATTAATAAAGCACTGGAATTGGGCATCAACTTTTTCAGTACCGCCAATATGTATTCCGATGGAACAAGCGAAGAAATTCTCGGACGTGCCTTAAAGGACTTCGCTCGTCGTGACGAAGTCGTCATTGCTACAAAGGTATTTGTTCCGATGCGTAAGGGTCCGAATGCGATGGGACTTTCCCGTAAAGCCATCATGACCGAAATTGATAACAGTCTAAAACGGCTTGGAACGGACTACATCGATTTGTACCAGATCCATCGTTGGGATCCACATACGCCAATTGAGGAGACAATGGAGGCTCTTCACGATTTAGTTAAGGCAGGCAAGGTCAGATACATCGGAGCATCCTCCATGCTGGCATGGCAGTTTGCGAAAGCTCAGCATGTCGCGAAGCGAAATGGCTGGACACGGTTCGTTTCCATGGAAAATAGACTTAATTTGCTCTATCGGGAAGAAGAAAGGGAAATGCTCCCCCTTTGCAAAGATGAGGGAGTTGGCGTCACTCCTTACCTGCCTTTGGCTGCAGGCCGGTTAACCCGGGATTGGAATGAGCAGACCTCGCGATCCGAGAATGACCAGGTAGCAAAGGCGTTGTTTTCAAGAACGGAAGAAGCTGATCGCAAAGTTGCGGCAAGAGTTGCGGAAGTTGCCGCTACCCGAGGCCTGCCACGCGCACAAATTGCACTTGCGTGGTTGTTGCAAAAAGAAGAGATCACAGCACCGATTATCGGGTCGACCAAGATCAGCCATCTCGAAGATGCTGTTTCGGCATTGTCGGTTAAATTGACAGCTGAAGAAATCACGAGTTTAGAAGAACTTTATGTACCGCATCCACTAGTATAA
- a CDS encoding aldo/keto reductase: MRQLSLGKSGPQVSALCLGCLNFGTNTDKSLSYRLLDQYVEAGGNFLDTSNNYAFWNGTGVGGQSETLLGEWMKEQGNRNRIFLATKVGANPTIPGGGFSSKEGLSKKAIHKAVDESLKRLQTDYIDLYYAHIDDMDVPLEVTLEAFNQLVQSGKVGAIGCSNHYTWRLEEARSISQSHGFASYQCIQQRYTYLRPRPGADFDVQLSVSEEMLKYIETHEEIALLAYSPLLNGAYSRQDRPIPVQYAGLDAETRISVLQEISKETGATHNQVVLAWMLSNSPVILPLIAASSTEQLQENLQALDVTLTQEQIKRLNEATY; this comes from the coding sequence ATGAGACAACTATCTTTAGGAAAATCAGGACCGCAGGTGAGCGCTCTATGTCTTGGTTGTCTAAACTTCGGTACGAATACCGACAAAAGCTTATCGTATCGACTACTGGATCAATATGTGGAGGCAGGAGGTAACTTTCTGGATACTTCCAACAACTATGCCTTTTGGAATGGAACCGGAGTAGGCGGACAAAGCGAGACCTTGCTGGGAGAATGGATGAAGGAACAAGGAAACCGGAATCGCATCTTTCTGGCAACCAAAGTTGGAGCGAACCCAACCATTCCCGGTGGCGGCTTTTCTTCTAAAGAAGGGTTGTCCAAAAAGGCCATTCATAAAGCGGTTGATGAAAGCCTCAAGCGGCTGCAAACCGATTATATTGATTTGTATTACGCCCATATCGACGATATGGATGTCCCTCTGGAGGTAACGCTCGAGGCCTTCAATCAATTAGTACAATCCGGCAAAGTAGGGGCCATCGGATGCAGTAACCATTACACCTGGCGGCTTGAAGAAGCAAGAAGTATTAGTCAATCCCACGGTTTTGCTTCCTATCAATGTATTCAGCAGAGATATACCTATTTGCGCCCTAGACCAGGCGCCGACTTCGATGTACAGCTCAGCGTTTCGGAGGAAATGCTCAAATATATTGAGACCCATGAGGAAATCGCTTTACTTGCCTATTCACCTCTGTTGAACGGTGCGTACAGCCGCCAGGATCGTCCAATTCCTGTGCAATACGCTGGCCTAGATGCTGAGACAAGAATTTCCGTTTTACAAGAAATCTCCAAAGAAACGGGCGCAACGCATAATCAGGTAGTCCTCGCTTGGATGCTGAGTAACTCCCCGGTTATCCTGCCGTTAATTGCAGCAAGCTCAACGGAACAGCTTCAGGAGAACCTACAGGCACTCGATGTAACGCTTACTCAGGAGCAGATTAAAAGGTTAAATGAAGCAACCTATTAA